One genomic region from bacterium encodes:
- a CDS encoding secondary thiamine-phosphate synthase enzyme YjbQ, translating into MQKISIRTSRRCDIVDITPFVRTCLREIGAESGVMTLFCPHTTAGLTVNENADPDVRRDLTAFLNRAIPQEAGYAHSEGNSDAHIKSTLTNSAQMLIVEGGEVMLGTWQGVFFMEYDGPRSREVWLQFTGSHRQSGSETSRPKERP; encoded by the coding sequence ATGCAAAAAATTTCGATCCGTACCAGCCGCCGCTGCGACATCGTCGATATCACTCCTTTTGTCCGCACCTGCTTGCGCGAAATCGGCGCGGAGAGCGGAGTGATGACCCTCTTTTGTCCCCATACCACGGCCGGCCTCACCGTCAACGAGAACGCCGATCCCGATGTGCGCCGCGACCTCACCGCTTTCCTCAACCGCGCTATCCCTCAGGAAGCGGGGTATGCCCACAGCGAGGGCAATTCCGACGCCCACATCAAGAGCACCCTCACCAACTCTGCGCAGATGCTGATCGTGGAGGGGGGAGAGGTGATGCTCGGCACCTGGCAGGGCGTCTTTTTTATGGAATACGACGGGCCGCGCAGCCGCGAGGTCTGGCTGCAGTTCACCGGCAGCCATCGCCAGAGCGGATCAGAGACGTCGCGACCAAAGGAGAGGCCGTGA
- a CDS encoding aminotransferase class I and II, which translates to MTIRSVEATRYVTPLKEGGSLPAIVEADDDGLYVLKFRGAGQGPKALIAELVGGEIARAAGLPVPEIVFIHLEAELARTEPDPEIHDLIRMSAGLNLGLDYLPGSIMFNPVLHPVSEILASEIVWLDAFVTNIDRTPRNTNMLMWHKQLYLIDHGASLYFHHAWHHYLERSGDPFPLIKDHVLLPSAGALRQAGDKMRAAIGPEVVERVIAMIPEAWFDGNTPFSSSGETRKAYIVYLRKRLEESESFVEEAMRARSLLV; encoded by the coding sequence GTGACCATCAGAAGTGTCGAAGCGACGCGCTATGTGACGCCCTTGAAGGAGGGCGGCTCGCTGCCGGCTATCGTCGAGGCGGATGATGACGGCCTCTATGTCCTCAAGTTCCGCGGTGCGGGACAGGGCCCCAAGGCCCTGATCGCCGAGCTGGTTGGCGGAGAGATCGCCCGCGCCGCCGGACTGCCCGTGCCCGAGATCGTCTTTATCCATCTGGAGGCGGAGTTGGCGCGCACCGAACCCGATCCGGAGATCCACGACCTCATCCGCATGAGTGCAGGACTCAATCTCGGCCTCGATTACCTGCCGGGCTCCATCATGTTCAACCCGGTGCTGCATCCGGTCTCCGAAATCCTGGCTTCCGAGATCGTCTGGCTGGATGCCTTCGTCACCAATATCGACCGCACGCCGCGCAATACCAACATGCTGATGTGGCACAAGCAGCTCTACCTCATCGACCATGGCGCCTCGCTCTATTTTCACCACGCCTGGCACCATTATCTGGAGAGGAGCGGCGATCCCTTTCCCCTCATCAAGGATCATGTGCTGCTGCCTTCGGCCGGTGCGCTGCGGCAGGCCGGGGACAAGATGCGGGCGGCCATCGGACCGGAGGTGGTCGAGCGTGTGATCGCGATGATTCCGGAGGCGTGGTTCGACGGCAACACCCCCTTTTCGAGTTCTGGAGAAACCCGCAAGGCCTACATCGTCTATCTCAGGAAACGGCTCGAGGAATCGGAATCCTTTGTCGAGGAGGCGATGCGTGCGCGGTCCCTACTTGTATGA
- a CDS encoding DUF3037 domain-containing protein yields the protein MRGPYLYDYAILRVVPRVEREEFVNVGVILSCPQKKYLEARFELDQERLLALDPGLDLALLRSQLELYPQLCRGGEAAGPIGRLSQRERFQWLIAPKSTIIQTSPVHTGWCEHPELVLEHLLNTMVRPHR from the coding sequence GTGCGCGGTCCCTACTTGTATGATTACGCGATCCTGCGCGTCGTCCCCCGGGTCGAGCGCGAAGAGTTCGTCAATGTCGGCGTAATTCTCTCCTGCCCGCAGAAAAAATATCTCGAGGCACGGTTCGAACTGGATCAGGAGCGCCTCCTGGCGCTCGATCCGGGGCTGGATCTCGCATTGCTGCGCAGCCAGCTGGAACTCTATCCGCAACTCTGCCGCGGCGGCGAAGCGGCGGGGCCCATCGGCAGGCTGTCACAGCGCGAGCGCTTCCAGTGGCTCATCGCGCCCAAGAGCACCATCATCCAGACCTCGCCGGTGCACACGGGTTGGTGCGAACATCCGGAGCTGGTGCTGGAACATCTGCTCAACACCATGGTGCGGCCGCACCGATAG